The Watersipora subatra chromosome 1, tzWatSuba1.1, whole genome shotgun sequence genome has a window encoding:
- the LOC137399342 gene encoding protein-lysine N-methyltransferase EEF2KMT-like, which produces MDLSLLRRRFLSCSPVGEIWTKDIIKESTQQDILLSTVLCECLKGRPLSQSYTNNFMKTFMHKIEEFGGEIYDCTYEAYGDILSLSAPTVEHRHYDLSDTTICLQESGSLVAEGTTGLKTWQASQYLAEYLLANKSLVEGKKVLELGCGLGFLGLAICAACRCGSYILSDHHSSVLQKLHANIAINEEKLLCIPNVEEIDWNIASAAASSPSQLHGLDIILAADVVFDKELIPSLVKCIEKLVSSNSQCQVLIASTIRNPDTYASFSQAVGDTGFQRKQVVSNATKLFVYDESSEIVIDRVSKASFS; this is translated from the exons ATGGATTTGAGCCTACTGCGGAGGAGGTTTCTATCATGCTCCCCAGTTGGTGAGATATGGACTAAG GATATAATAAAGGAAAGCACCCAGCAGGACATACTCTTGTCGACAGTGCTGTGCGAGTGTCTGAAAGGCAGACCACTTTCGCAGTCATATACAAACAACTTCATGAAGACCTTCATGCATAAA atagaaGAGTTTGGGGGAGAGATTTACGACTGTACATATGAAGCTTATGGTGACATCCTCTCTTTATCAGCGCCAACTGTAGAACACAGGCATTACGATCTT AGTGACACCACCATTTGTCTACAAGAAAGTGGTTCTTTGGTGGCTGAGGGCACAACTGGACTTAAGACTTGGCAG GCTTCACAGTATCTCGCCGAGTACCTTCTTGCCAATAAGAGCCTGGTTGAAGGCAA AAAGGTTCTTGAGTTAGGATGTGGTCTAGGATTTCTTGGATTAGCTATCTGCGCCGCTTGTAGATGTGGGAGTTATATACTCTCTGATCATCATTCATCA GTATTACAAAAGCTTCACGCTAACATAGCGATTAATGAAGAGAAATTGTTATGCATTCCAAATGTTGAGGAAATAGACTGGAATATAGCAAGTGCAGCAGCATCCTCTCCATCGCAACTCCATGGCCTTGATATTATTCTAGCTGCTG ATGTGGTCTTCGACAAAGAACTGATACCTTCTCTAGTCAAATGTATAGAGAAACTTGTCTCTAGCAACAGCCAATGTCAAGTATTGATTGCTTCAACTATCCGAAACCCTGATACGTATGCGAGTTTTTCTCAAGCAGTCG GTGATACGGGATTTCAAAGAAAGCAAGTAGTAAGCAACGCAACAAAGTTATTTGTGTATGATGAGTCATCAGAGATTGTCATAGATCGTGTGAGTAAAGCGAGCTTTTCTTAG
- the LOC137399337 gene encoding uncharacterized protein, producing the protein MDRILEESKQSVTCPICTDIFDDPRTLSCSHDFCLHCLMEFRGPEDEQTDKFCPVCRKLTVPPIDQIQVLPKNDFASKVANLIRQNEASTHSTGNQVGEDSDGDDGLFLGTLIEDPENGSGENNLTTSLGVSVLAGTVVTLATGGLAGVLAGLAVFGISAVAKDMKKQSYTCHSCQKTRFIMCRYRCGICEDFIICPNCFGDTRYLHNPEHLFLKLKFQQKRHLPPGAVLRPKTQDMVKSRDMKSMSHGRCYVHSAQKLVIVPAIKCDSCHMAPIRGIRYKCGMCKNYDLCSRCEVSSENIHDQRHVFIVLPKHSEINITSEPLLRAHFY; encoded by the exons ATGGATCGCATCCTAGAGGAGTCGAAACAATCGGTGACCTGCCCTATTTGCACCGACATCTTTGATGACCCAAGGACACTTTCTTGCTCGCACGACTTTTGTCTGCACTGCTTAATGGAGTTTCGAGGACCCGAAGATGAACAAACGGATAAGTTTTGTCCTGTTTGTCGAAAGCTAACAGTACCTCCGATTGACCAAATTCAGGTTTTACCTAAAAACGATTTTGCTTCGAAAGTTGCAAACCTAATAAGGCAGAACGAAGCCTCTACACATTCAACTGGTAACCAAGTAG GTGAAGACTCTGATGGGGACGATGGTTTGTTTTTGGGAACCTTAATTGAGGATCCAGAAAATGGTTCTGGTGAAAACAATCTTACTACCAGTTTAGGAGTATCAGTTTTGGCTGGCACTGTGGTAACACTTGCCACAGGCGGATTAGCTGGAGTTCTTGCTGGACTTGCTGTGTTTGGGATAAGCGCAGTGGCGAAGGATATGAAAAAACAAAGCTATACTTGTCATAGCTGTCAAAAGACTCGATTTATCATGTGTAGATACCGATGTGG AATATGCGAAGATTTCATCATATGTCCAAACTGCTTTGGGGACACTCGATATTTGCACAATCCTGAGCATTTGTTTCTTAAGCTAAAATTTCAGCAAAAAAGGCATCTACCTCCTGGTGCTGTTCTAAGACCAAAG ACACAAGATATGGTCAAATCTCGCGACATGAAGAGCATGTCTCATGGTCGGTGCTATGTACATTCTGCACAGAAGCTGGTCATTGTACCTGCTATAAAATGTGATTCCTGTCATATGGCACCCATACGGGGCATCCGATACAAATGTGG GATGTGCAAGAACTATGATTTGTGCTCCCGATGTGAAGTATCATCAGAAAATATACATGACCAGAGGCATGTTTTTATAGTTCTGCCAAAGCACTCAGAAATAAACATCACCTCGGAGCCATTGCTGCGCGCTCATTTTTACTAA